The Mycolicibacterium smegmatis genome has a window encoding:
- a CDS encoding GNAT family N-acetyltransferase has product MPVVVDIAQPADLPELASVAAATFPLACPPSATPDNIAAFIEETLSERRFGDYLADPDRTVLVAREDSSIIGYAMLIRGVPDDADVQRAVPARPALELSKIYVLADRHGTGASTALMTATLTRAAELDMSCVWLGVNQQNERAQRFYSKHGFTINGTKTFRLGAGIENDYVMVRPV; this is encoded by the coding sequence ATGCCCGTCGTCGTCGACATCGCCCAACCCGCGGACCTTCCCGAACTCGCGTCCGTGGCCGCCGCCACCTTCCCCCTGGCGTGCCCGCCCTCGGCGACCCCGGACAACATCGCGGCGTTCATCGAAGAGACCCTGTCGGAGCGGCGTTTCGGCGACTACCTCGCCGACCCCGACCGCACTGTGCTTGTGGCGCGCGAGGATTCGTCGATCATCGGTTACGCGATGCTCATCCGCGGTGTCCCCGACGACGCCGACGTGCAGCGCGCCGTCCCGGCCCGCCCGGCGCTGGAACTGTCGAAGATCTACGTGCTGGCGGACCGGCACGGCACCGGCGCGTCCACCGCGCTGATGACCGCGACCCTGACCAGGGCGGCCGAACTCGACATGAGCTGTGTGTGGCTCGGCGTCAACCAGCAGAACGAGCGCGCGCAGCGGTTCTACTCCAAGCACGGCTTCACCATCAACGGCACCAAGACCTTTCGGCTCGGCGCCGGCATCGAGAACGACTACGTGATGGTGCGCCCGGTCTGA
- the zapE gene encoding cell division protein ZapE: MHGSSGVASLSDRRPSVTPERLVAELVPPPTFADVSFDSYRPDPAEPTQAAAVQSCRQFCEQAAERRAGKKKLFGKREVLPGVGLYLDGGFGVGKTHLLASTYYTLSQGNAKTAFATFGELTQLAGVFGYNECIDLLAEYVVVCIDEFELDDPGNTTLISRLLSALVERGVSIAATSNTLPEQLGEGRFAAQDFLREINTLAKIFTTVRIEGPDYRHRDLPPAPEPLSDAEVAERAGGVDGATLDDFDALCAHLATMHPSRYHALIEGVSEVFITGVHPIEDQSVALRLVALTDRLYDAGIPVLASGTKLDTIFSDEMLAGGFRKKYLRATSRLLALTAAAQEKA, encoded by the coding sequence ATGCACGGGTCCAGCGGTGTCGCTTCTCTTTCCGATCGTCGTCCCTCCGTCACCCCCGAACGGTTGGTCGCCGAACTGGTGCCGCCGCCCACCTTCGCCGACGTCAGCTTCGACAGCTACCGGCCCGATCCGGCCGAACCGACGCAGGCCGCCGCGGTGCAGTCGTGCCGGCAGTTCTGCGAACAGGCCGCCGAGCGGCGTGCGGGCAAGAAGAAGTTGTTCGGCAAGCGCGAGGTGCTGCCCGGCGTCGGCCTGTACCTCGACGGCGGATTCGGTGTCGGCAAGACCCACCTTCTGGCCTCGACCTACTACACGCTCTCGCAGGGCAACGCCAAGACCGCGTTCGCGACCTTCGGCGAACTGACCCAGCTGGCAGGCGTGTTCGGCTACAACGAGTGCATCGACCTGCTGGCCGAGTACGTGGTGGTGTGCATCGACGAGTTCGAACTCGACGACCCGGGCAACACGACGCTGATCTCGCGGCTGCTGTCGGCTCTCGTGGAGCGTGGCGTGTCGATCGCGGCGACGTCCAACACGCTGCCCGAGCAGCTGGGCGAGGGCCGGTTCGCCGCGCAGGACTTCCTGCGCGAGATCAACACGCTGGCAAAGATTTTCACGACCGTGCGCATCGAGGGCCCCGACTATCGGCACCGCGATCTGCCGCCCGCGCCGGAGCCGCTTTCGGACGCCGAGGTGGCCGAGCGCGCGGGCGGGGTCGACGGCGCGACGCTCGACGACTTCGACGCGCTGTGCGCGCACCTGGCCACCATGCACCCATCGCGTTACCACGCGCTGATCGAGGGCGTGTCCGAGGTGTTCATCACCGGGGTGCACCCGATCGAGGACCAGAGCGTGGCGCTGCGTCTCGTGGCACTGACCGACCGGCTCTACGACGCGGGCATCCCGGTGCTGGCGTCCGGGACCAAGCTGGACACCATCTTCAGCGACGAGATGCTCGCGGGCGGGTTCCGCAAGAAGTACCTGCGCGCGACGTCACGCCTGCTGGCGCTGACCGCCGCGGCGCAGGAGAAGGCCTGA
- a CDS encoding pyrimidine reductase family protein — MSDDTAPARFTELTAGGRTVGSGDDELTTRFYAYPDDLRKCRVRANMIVSLDGAATQDGKSGGLGGAGDRAVFNLMRETADVILMGASTVRIENYSGVQLSVPQRQARQRRGQAEVPPIAIVTASADLEPDAKIFTRTEVRPLILTTAHTVSDARRRLGGVAEVLDASGADRTRVDPARALQILAERKLFRVLTEGGPSLLGLLIEHDLLDELCLTIAPVLVGGGAPRIAAGIGQARTRMRVSHLLTDDEGYLYTRYVRG; from the coding sequence ATGTCCGATGACACCGCCCCGGCCCGGTTCACCGAGCTCACGGCGGGCGGCAGAACCGTCGGCAGCGGCGACGACGAACTGACAACGCGGTTCTACGCCTACCCCGACGACCTGCGGAAATGTCGCGTGAGAGCGAACATGATCGTCAGCCTCGACGGCGCCGCGACACAGGACGGCAAGTCCGGTGGCCTCGGCGGCGCCGGTGACCGGGCTGTGTTCAATCTCATGCGCGAGACCGCCGACGTGATTCTCATGGGCGCATCGACGGTGCGCATCGAGAACTACTCGGGCGTGCAGCTGTCGGTGCCGCAGCGGCAGGCGCGGCAGCGCCGCGGTCAGGCCGAGGTGCCGCCGATCGCGATCGTCACCGCGTCGGCCGATCTGGAACCCGACGCCAAGATCTTCACCCGCACCGAGGTGCGCCCCCTGATCCTCACGACCGCGCACACCGTCTCGGACGCGCGCCGCCGGCTGGGCGGGGTGGCCGAGGTGCTCGACGCCTCGGGCGCCGACCGCACGCGCGTCGACCCGGCGCGGGCGCTGCAGATCCTGGCCGAGCGCAAGCTGTTCCGGGTGCTCACCGAGGGCGGGCCGAGCCTGCTGGGTCTGCTGATCGAACACGACCTGCTCGACGAGCTGTGCCTGACCATCGCCCCGGTCCTCGTCGGCGGCGGGGCGCCACGCATCGCGGCCGGTATCGGGCAGGCGCGGACCCGGATGCGGGTGTCGCACCTGCTGACCGACGACGAGGGCTACTTGTACACGCGTTACGTCCGTGGGTAG